In Halothermothrix orenii H 168, the sequence ATCCATTCTCAACAACAAGCTTAATGGGTTCTTTAAGAATTCCAACCCCGGCCATCGCCCCGTCTACAACGATTACTCCATTTGAAGTACCCTCAACGGGTGCAATATAGGCTTCACCGGCAGGTAGGTTTCCAAAGCTGCCTCTTTCCGTATATATACCTGTATCTGGATGACCTTTACGACCCTTTATTGACATATTTATTTCAGTACCTGATTTTGTGGTAATTGTAACTTCAGACCCATTATCCAGAATCTTTGAATAGTTGAGGCTACGTTCTTTGATCATTTCATAATCAGCAGTTAAAGTTCTTTTCATAATGTCTTCAGTGATTCCAGGAAGGGTTGCCCCTCTACAACCGGCTTTATTGGCTTCTTTACGGGCTTTGGTGTGGGATAAAGACTTTGAAGTTGGGGCAATGAATACATCACAGGATTTCATAAGTTCAGCCACAGGAAGTGGTGGTTCTTCACCGTGGTTTGACCGTTCAATTATTTCCAAAAAGATAGCCTCTGAACCTATTTTCTTTGCTTCCTCCCAGATGGTTCTCGATATTTTACGGGAGGGTTTATCGGCAATTACTACAACCTTTTCATCCTTTTTTACCTGTAAACAATCTTTTACTATAATTCGTGCAGCATCAATTAATGAGGCCATATTATCCCTCCTTTTTTTGTGTTAATAATTCATAAGAAATTACTTTACCCCTTGAATGAATTTTAAGCAAACCCCTTTCTACCATTTCATCTAAAATACTATTGGCCAGTT encodes:
- a CDS encoding aminopeptidase produces the protein MASLIDAARIIVKDCLQVKKDEKVVVIADKPSRKISRTIWEEAKKIGSEAIFLEIIERSNHGEEPPLPVAELMKSCDVFIAPTSKSLSHTKARKEANKAGCRGATLPGITEDIMKRTLTADYEMIKERSLNYSKILDNGSEVTITTKSGTEINMSIKGRKGHPDTGIYTERGSFGNLPAGEAYIAPVEGTSNGVIVVDGAMAGVGILKEPIKLVVENGYVTDISGGHEAEILKKLLDKHGKEARNIAELGIGTNDKATITGNVLEDEKVMGTIHIAIGDNSTFGGNVQVDSHLDGIINKPTVKIDGKVIMKDGQFV